In Bacteroidota bacterium, the genomic stretch AAGCGTTTTTATTGAAACCGACCAGGTTTTTTCTATCTATTATTTTATTGAACGATTGCACAAGGAACAACCTATAAATACAAACTGGATTGAGGTAGCTAACGAACACCGCATCCGTTTTCATTGGGTGTCGTTAAACGAGCTATCGCCCGACATACTCACCTTCCCTATTGATAAGAAGGTATGCGAAATGATTTTACGAAGTCATAACAACTGATTGTGAACGGACTTAGTAGCCCACAAAAACTGCTGGTTGTCTTATTGTTGCTTGCAGCAGCTTTTTTGCGGTTGTACAAACCTTTGCAGTATCCGTTGGCTATTAATCAGGATGAACTGAGTAATATTTATGACGGCCGAAGTATTGCCGAAACCGGGAAAGACCGTTGGGACACCCCCAACCCATGTATTGCACGCGGTTTGGGCGACGGTGATAACCGCCCCGCGCTACAAGCATGGATTTTTGCAGGGGTTTATAAACTCACAGGATTTTCAGTAGGTGCTGCAAGAATTACCAATGCGTTGCTCAGTCTTATTGCACTATGGCTTTTGTTTTTATTTTTAAGAAACAGTTTTTCAATCCCTACCGCCATTGCAGGGTTAGCTGTTGCTGGTTTATCAGGCTGGCACATACTTTTCTCACGCATGGCGCACGAAGGGGCTGTATTGCCCTTCTTGTTCATCGCCTTAGTATTGTACCTGTGGCAAAAATACCGAGTGCTTACTTATACTAATTTGTGGGGATTGCTGCTATTAGGGTTTGTAACGGGGTTTAGTTCCAACGCTTACCAAGCATCAAAAATCACAGCGTTGGTATTGGCAGTTGTAATTGCGGTTGATGTTTTTATCACCACTAAAAATAAAGTCAAGCCACTGCTGTTTTTGGGTATTGGCGGCTTGCTGGGTGCTTTTCCGCAACTGTACACCTTACTGCAAAACCCCGAATTATTTTTTGCCCGCGCCAAAACACAAAGCCTGCCCCTTAACTCATTGGAAAGTTGGGGAGCGGTACTTAAAAACTTTGCCCTCAATCTAAGTCCTGAGTTTTTGTTCTTTTCATCCGGCACACATAACAACCTTAGTATTTACAGGCTATACCCCATTGAAATTGTATTCTTTTACGTAGGCATTATTTTACTGTTGATTAACTATAAAAAGTTCGCCGGCAAATTTCCGGCTGTACTTATTGCCCTTACTTTGCTTGCTGCGCTATTACCTGCGGCACTTACGTATGCAAACCCTCATGCGTTAAGGGCTTCGGGATTGGCAATTTTAGCCCCTGTTTGTACTGCTATTGGATGGGTATTTTTTACCCGATTGATTAAAAATGAAAAACTTACAACGTGGGTTCATAGTTCAGGGC encodes the following:
- a CDS encoding glycosyltransferase family 39 protein, with product MIVNGLSSPQKLLVVLLLLAAAFLRLYKPLQYPLAINQDELSNIYDGRSIAETGKDRWDTPNPCIARGLGDGDNRPALQAWIFAGVYKLTGFSVGAARITNALLSLIALWLLFLFLRNSFSIPTAIAGLAVAGLSGWHILFSRMAHEGAVLPFLFIALVLYLWQKYRVLTYTNLWGLLLLGFVTGFSSNAYQASKITALVLAVVIAVDVFITTKNKVKPLLFLGIGGLLGAFPQLYTLLQNPELFFARAKTQSLPLNSLESWGAVLKNFALNLSPEFLFFSSGTHNNLSIYRLYPIEIVFFYVGIILLLINYKKFAGKFPAVLIALTLLAALLPAALTYANPHALRASGLAILAPVCTAIGWVFFTRLIKNEKLTTWVHSSGLVVLFIVCLSTAYSYHNSVDLRSRNQQHQLVLMYQKLNNYKDKFSNIYIENTTGESYLYLITFCDIAPKDFKELEKEYYKADFDDFNRLGKYRFVNAENWSSVLDTTKTTGPLVVSSSKITDKNPMDSVVFGATTFYFTEFTSHSNWNAE